A region of the Equus quagga isolate Etosha38 chromosome 11, UCLA_HA_Equagga_1.0, whole genome shotgun sequence genome:
CTCAGGGACTGGCCCAGGCTGTAAGACTTCCTTGCTGACTtgctctccccttccctcagccttTGGCTCCCTGCAGGGCGTGGGCTGTACGGGGTCTGCTTCTGCTCCTGCACAGGGCCATGAGCTTGCTGAGCTGAGGAGGGCTAAGATTCCTGATCCCACAGCAGAGGCTCAGTATAGACCTGAATCGAAGGACACTCCCCAAAGAGACCATACTACCCTGAGTCTGGTGGGGGACTTGTGTTGTCTGCTTCTCTCTGGACTGTGCCCTGAGTGCTGGCCTTGCCCCTGTGGCCCACTCTCCCCTCAGGTGGCCAGCGTGAGGAAGACCACGGTCCTGGATGTCATGAGGCGGCTGCTGCAGCCCAAGAACGTGATGGTGTCCACAGGCCGAGATCGCCAGACCAACCACTGCTACATCGCCATCCTCAACATCATCCAGGGGGAGGTGGACCCCACCCAGGTAGGGGAGGCCCCTTCATTCCACCCCCGGAACCcacaggggcagaggggaggctaCTGTCATCATGCCTGTGCCCTCCCCAGGTCCACAAGAGCCTGCAGAGGATCCGGGAACGGAAGTTGGCCAACTTCATCCCCTGGGGCCCAGCCAGCATCCAGGTGGCCCTGTCAAGGAAGTCTCCCTACCTGCCCTCAGCCCATCGAGTCAGTGGGCTCATGATGGCCAACCACACCAGCATCTCCTCGGTGAGGCTAGTCTCCTGGTCTTATTTGGCCACTCTGTTCTACCAGCCACCTTCTCATTCTCTGCGTGTCTGTTCCAACTCCCTGTCCTGCACTGGCTCCCATCCTGGAGATTTCTAtctctttcagctctttgaaaGTTCCTGCCAGCAGTATGATAAGCTGCGGAAgcgggaagccttcctggagcaGTTCCGTAAGGAGGACATCTTTAAGGAGAACTTTGACGAGCTGGACAGGTCCAGGGAGGTTGTGCAGGAGCTCATAGATGAGTACCATGCAGCTACCCGGCCGGACTACATCTCCTGGGGCACCCAGGAGCAGTGACTTCCTCCCCACTACTCCCCCTGGAATGTAAGCACAGCCCCCATCATGCCTGGTTCCTCTGACCCCAATTCCCTCACCAACAACCTTTCTAGGCTCATCTCCAGCTCAGGAGCTGGCCCTACTTCCTCCCTTCCATACCCTGACCCTTGATATGCTTGTTGAATCTAATAAAGTAATAAAGCTTGGTTGTGAATATACTCAGGGCTTGGTTTGTGAATATGGCGGATGACGAAGGGATCTCCATGTTCCCTCCCATTTCCCAGGCACATGTTGGTAGAGTGGCCTTTACCTGGTCTGTTTCCACTGGCATCCCTCACCTAGAACCAGGCTGTTTTACTGGAGTAGCTCTATCTCAAGATCACAGAGGGTTACGGAGGTCTGTTGTCTCCTCAGTGCCtaagctcctgccccagggcagaTCAGTttgccccagcctcctccactcAGGGCAGAAGCTGTGGGGGCTACTAAAAGAGGGCCTGAAGCATTCTGAGCAGGTCAGGAAGGCCGGGACTCTGGATTCCCAGTGCCCAAGTCCATCAGATCCTCAGGAACCCAACCCAATTCAACCCAACCCGATAAAACAGGAACAGAACTCAGGAGAAGGGCTGAGCCCATCCTGATAAGGTGTTCATCTGTGCCAGAGAAGTTCTTGGGTCTGATCCTGCCCCAAGCTTCTCTCCATTCTAGGCCCAAAGCAGTAGGCACATCAAAGATGGACCCAACCAGGGCCTGGAAGCTGGACACCAGGATAGGAACTGGGTAGTGCCAGTCCTGATGACTCACTGTCCTCCGGCCTCAGGGACGCCAGGAGGCCACCCCTTTGCCActcaagggagaagagagggtgaGTAATTGCCAGCTTCCAAAACCACCCTCttgcctgccccacccaccacccTGTGGCAGCATACTGGCCAGGAAGAGGTTAAATCCACAAGGTCAAGGAGGGTGGAGCCCTGTGGTATCCACTCCCCTCAGTGCTGGTCAAAGCCCAGAGTGTGGGTGTCCCCAGGGGTGGAGCTCTGAGCTATAGGGCTCCAACTTGTCCCACTGACAACACTCCCACAGGAAGAGTTTGTgtaaataaggattttttttcttttgcttctcttctacaaataaattaagaaaaaaactagaaaattgtCTGCACCCATTGCAGCCCTTGGGTATGGGGTGTGCCCTGTCCCTGCAGGGCCACAAGGGTCCATGGTTCCCTCAAATTTCAGAGCAGTCCAAGtccaggctggaggcaggagggaggtcGTGACCTCTTGGCAGGCTCAGTCCTGCAGCTGCCCTAAACAGCCAGACTGTCCCTGGGGCTCGTCCAGGCCCGGGTGCTGGCTGCGAGGGGAGGTGCCTGGCAGGTCTTGGCCTGGAGGAGAAGGGCTGCTGCAGGGCCTCTCTGGGGAGGGGTTGGCCAAGTAGGCATTCACCAGCTGCATGATCTCTTCCACCTAAGAgagggcagaggtcagagtgCCACAGGGGCCACTGGGTTCTCTTCTTTGTCTCATCCTCTACCGAGGCCCCTACCAAGGCCTTCCATGAGCTATCCCCTGCAACCTTTCCTTCCTCATcatcactctctccctccctcactagATGCCAGTCACACTTGCTTCTTTCTGCTCTGCTAATATGCTAAATTTATTCttatctcagggcctttgtacttgcaaTTCCCTCTACTTGGAATGCTGTTCCTGCAGATCTTCCTATGGctagcttaaatgtcaccttctctgagTATCCTTTCCTGACCATCCTACCTAATGCTATGGCTCCCTCCAGTCACTTCCTATCACACTACCTTTTCCTGTGTAGCATTTATCCCTACCTTAAATAGTCTGATTCCTTGTGTAGTGTCTGACTCTCCTGCTCTAATGTGAACTCCCTGAGCTTGTGTTTGATCACTGCTGGATGCCCAGGGCCTAGAGCTATACCTGGCCCATGCTCAGTGtgtaataaatgtttcttaacatcctttcctttcctccttctacAGCCTCTTCCTACTCACCTGGGGACTCTGCAGGAGGAGCTGGCTCTCTCCCATCCTCAATGCCAGGGTGTGGGGTCCCATTAGCTGGCAGGCGGCCACATGGCCATAGCTGACACTGTGGATGGGCTCTGTCTCACCCGGTCGCGAGAAGGACATGGCCTTGGCACCCAGGCCCAGGCATAGCTTCTGTGGAGCGCCCCCACCAGGCTCCTGCCCACAGACAGGCAGAgtcagggtggagggaggggatcCTGCAGCACTGTTTTTGGTCTGGGGGAGATGGCCGTGAGCGGGGAGTTTCCGGGTCCCCGCTGTGATCCACAGTGCATGTGTGCAGGGGGCTAAGGCTCCAGAGAGGGAGGGCCCAAGGGCCAGTGACTTTTGGGGTTTGAGATGGGCAGCGGTGCTGGGTGTACGCAGTGAAGTGACCCTCACTGGGGGCCTGTGGCTCTGTGGCAAAGGTGTGGGGCTTGGGCCACCAGagtcccctctcccttctccccctcacCGTGCTCAGCTCCAGAACGTCATACCGAGCAGCGCCGAACCCTGGACACTGCGCCGCCAGAGCCAGGTAGGCAGCCATGGCCTCAGCTCGGCCCATGCCCCGTAGTCGCTTCCAGCCGCCCAGCACAGCAGCCGCCGTGCCGGCGCCACCTCCTCCCTCGCGGGCAGGGCTTCCCGCCGTGCGGCCGGCCCCACCGCGCCGGGCCCGCTCGGCCTGCCTCTTGGCCAGGCCCGGGCTCCAGATTGCCCCGGCCAGCAGGGCGGCGGAGGGGGCAGGCCTGGGGACCGGACGGGGAGAGTCTTCACGCGGCGGAGCCGAGGGCGGCAGCAAGCGGTCCAGGCGCGGCAGGGGCGCCCGCGGGGAGAAGTCCCGGTGCAGGCTCTGCAGGCGGAGCGCCGCCAGGGCGCGCAGCGTGTCGTCGGGCGGGGGCGGCCGGCCGCGCAACAGCAGAGCGTGAGCCTGCGGGCGGAGCAGCGGCGTCAGCGCGGGCAAGGCGGCTGGACCGCTGGACCATCGCGAAAGCACCTTGGGGTGTGCGATCTGCGGCCTGGGTTTGACTAGAGCCTCCCGCAGGGTTGccagaaagattaaatgagatggccTAGAAAAGGAGGGGTTCAGGCTCGGGGGTCTTTTTGAGAGACACGCATACTGGAGATCCTTACCTGCTCAAAGAGGAAAGGCAGTTCGTGACCGTCTGGGGACAGCCCCTCAGGGTGCAGAGGTCCGTGAAGACGCAGACACAGTCTCCAACCCGAGTCTGGCGAGTCCTCCAGCCCGGCTTCCTCAGCGGCCAGACTACAGAAGAGAAAACGGCGCGACGTGACGCAGAAGCAGGGCCCCCGAGGCACCGGCCGCTGGGGATCCGGCAGGACAAAACTGGGGGCGGGGCCACATATTTGGGGCGGGGCCCCGCCGGAGTGGACGGCGGAGGTGAGTCCGGAAGCCAGACTGCAACCCGCCAGCTCGCAGGGGTCCATCTGTGAACCAGCAACAAACATCACTGGGCAGGGTAGTGGCAAGCGCTCAATAAACGTTTGCTTAGGGATTGACCGAAACTGAGAGGCAGATGGGCTAacggagagcagggctggggctggacatTTACTTCTCAAACCTGGTGAGCACGTCGGCCACGAGAGTCCCCCCAGCCAGGGCTCGCTCCTGGGCCCCCCGCTGCTCGTACAGTGCGAACGCGTTACGGCTCCGGGTCAAGCCCAGCCGCCCCACCAGCTCCCGAGCAACCTGGAGGGAAGAGAGCGTGAGGGGGAAGTCAGACTGCGCAGGGGTCTTGCTAATACTTCTGGAGGGGCTGATCCAACTGGAAGGGTCTTTCAGGACTTAGTCCCGCCACAGACACCCATTACCCAAATGATGAATCTCAGACTCGGGCAAACCTAGGGCCCAGGCACCAGGAGAGCCGGGCATGGCAAGCTGGGAAGAAGGGTTGAGGTCTCGGGGGTCTTTCTGTGGCCTTACCTCCCCTGCCGTGGTGTGGGAATCTATGGCCACAGGGCAGGCACCAGCCCCTGGACAGTGCACGGTGCACAACAGCTCCTGCCGTCGGCTCAGCGCGGAAATCTCCGCCAGCGACGGCACCAGCTCCCGGCCGCGCGTCCGGCCCAGCGCTTTCCGGATGAAGCGCGCGAATTCTGCCAGTTCCGAGTCCGGGAGCGCCTGCTCCGTCCTGGGTTAGGGAGAACCCGAGGATCAGTGCTCAGAACGAACGCTTTCCTGCTCCCTGTCCCTCCTGCcttcttattttatagtttatttcatCTCATCAATTCCCTCCTCTCCAACTTTAAGTTTCTTGAAGGCAGTGACTGGGTCCTATGAATCTACCCCTGGTTCTCTGTATGGAGctgaagtacttttttttttttttgaggaaggttagccctgagctaactactgccaatcctcctctttttgctgaggaagactggccctgagctcacatccgtgcccatcttcctccactttatacgtgggacgcctaccacagcatggcgtgccaagcggtgctatgtccgcacccgggatccgaaccggcgaaccccaggccgccaaagcgcaACGTGCGCACTTTACCGCTGGGCCACCGGCCGGCCCTGAATTACTTTCTAAGCCCCCTGGCAGCTCTCTCCTAGCTGCCCCCTTCCATTTCCCAGTCTTCATGATCCTTCTTCAGGCTGAAATCCAAAATCCAGGCGCATTCCGATTTCCAACCTAAAAGCCCTGGCGCTGGACTACCTCAGTCCCGAGGAAAAGCAGCGTTTTAATAATTCCTTTGCACAAAGGGGGCGCCTTTTTGTAATTCCTCCGTCCACAAGAGGGATACGATCTTGTAATTCCCACAAAGGCGCTGTACATATTAGCAGCAGccctgaccttgagcaagtcccttccCTTCTTTGGTTCTAAGTTCTCCATCTGCCAAACGCCTTAGAAAGGCCTGTCGTTCTCTCCCAGCCTTGTGGCTCCCTTGCCTTGGCCttaccccacccctgccctctcaCCTCTCCAAATGACCCAGGAGGTGCCCCCGTACAGCTCCCCCAGGCCGGAAGGTGCAGCTCATGCAAGTGAGGAGCTGCCAGTACCGCAGGGCCGCGGGGTCTTGGGTAGCTGGGGGTCCAGGGGGGCCCGCAGGGCCCGAGGTCTGCTTAGCCAGCTGCAGGAAGAGTTCGTCGCGGAGTGCGGGCAGGTCCCGGCAGGTCTGGAGCACACCCTGCATCAGGGGCCCGGGGCGCCGCGCCCCCTCCAGCGCCTGCAGCGCCAGGAACAGCCGCACCGCCTCCTCACGCAAGGGTGCATAGCCTGGACCTGCggaagggtgggggtggagggacgGTTTGGAGAGGGGACACggagctgggccctgggaggaAGGCATGAACCAGGGGAAGGTCAGAGGGAGTATAAGGGGACAGGGGGTGGTAAGAAGGGGAGAGTTCGAACGACAGGAAGAATGGAGGGAAAGCAATGGTCCCCACAGAGAGAGCCAAACTCTCAACCCCTGCCTCCCAGGAATCACCCCTCCTCTGTTAAGGCTGCACTTTGAATAAGTAACCTAGAGGGATAGACTAAAGGACACAGGTTGAAACCCCAGATTCTGTAATTGGGGACTGAGAGTCATCACCATGGGCTAGAAAACGGGCTGGATTGGGAGTCAGAAAAGAAGGGTTCTTCTCCAGGCTCCCCTTAATCCTCTAGCTTTAGGATCTGGGCCAGTCACTATGCCCTTTTGGGGAGAAGTATAGCTGGATGAGGCCAGCTCATTCTCCCAAAGTGGTGGTTTTTCTACCACTTGTAAAGGTAGTATGACCTGGTCTTAAGAGTAATGAAAAAATGGAGGAGAATGTAAAAACCCATGAAGGAGCATCAATAGGCAGAATGAGACCCATAGAGAAGGTGGCCAAAGGGAGCCTTTTTTTCCGTGCTGGCTTCCATCCCTGCCATGCGGAACGTCAGTCTGGACAGCTTCCAGCTCACCTTCATCCTTTGAAAGGTGAGGGCTGGGTAGGTCCCCTGAGGACTCCTAGGTCCCTGTGAGGTGAGGCATTCAGCTTCCCCATCCGAGGGACCTGGGCCATGGCGCCACTCACCTGGCGCGCTGACTCCATAGGGCAGGGGCAGTAGTGGGGCGTACAAAGCCCCGCTGGTGTGCCTCAGAATCGGGTTCCGCCGGTAAATAAGGGCCACGGCCTCCGGGTCCCCACAACTCTCCTAGAGGCCAGGGAAAGGGTCACAGTGAAGGAGAAAGGGACTCTCTGTGAGCCCAGAAAGCTTCTGGGTCCaccactctcttctttctcaatgGAGTCCCCTCTCTCGCACCTGAATGTCCCTGAGCAGCAGCTGGGTGGGAGTCTCCAGCGGCGCTTTGGAGGCGATCACTTCGCGCAGCGCCACCGCCCAGCGCTCTGCTTCGGCCTGGCGCGGGGAGCAGAGCCGAACGCTGTGCTTCCGGCCAGACACGGTCACTGACCACAGCcctgggggaaagaaaagaggcGGAGGGCAATCAGGGCCGGCTGGGGCTGCCGGCCTAGGAGGTAGGAGAGTCCCCGCGAGGTCTCACCGGTTTCCTTGGGCCTGCGCTCTGGGCCGGTCACGGAGCACAGGCTGGTGAGCACGAGGCTCCCGAGGCGCCGCGCGCCCTTCCCGCTGCTGCTGAACTGGTCCAGGGAGTCCCGGGTGAGCACGAACCAGGCGCGGCGCGGAGGCAACCAGGGCCGCGCCCCTCCTCCGCGGGGCTCGCGGTACAGCCAACCtggggagaggacagggagggaaaggggatCAGCAGGAGACGACAATATCCCCTGGAGAGTTGGGATTGGGGGCCTCCAGAGTGCGTGAGATAGGTCCCCACCTTTCACGACGACGTCCGGGTCGTCCTCTGGGGGCCCTTTCTCCGGGATGAGGCTCCGCgtctcctcccagctctgcagcctgggCCGGAGGGGAGGGAGAGTTGGGCGAGGCTGCCGGTCCTTCACCCCGCCTCCAGGGGGCTCCTCAGTAGGGGCTCCCTAGATCGCGAGGGGTGCCTGCTCCCGGGCTGggcacccctcccccaggctgtgaGAACCGCTGGGCCGTTCTGACCTCGCACCAGAAATAGCCCCTACCCCCCCTTCCTCCCCGCGCCCCCAGCCGGACCGCCCCCCCGGGACCCCGGCCAAACCACAGCGTCCGGCGGTGTAAGGGCCTCTCCCTTATTTCGCAACAGCGGGAGGGAAGACGGCGAGGATGGGGGTCCCGGGAACGGGCTAGGGTCTCCGGAAGATGGGACGCAGGGGCTCACCTGTCTGAGACCGGCCCGCTCCTCACAGGCTGCGTCAGCGTCACgtccagggggctctggggaaacAGGCAGGGCAGTCCTCGGATCAGAGCCCTCCTCCGGGAATGCCCGTGGCTTCTCCCCCTAGGACAGCGCTGCTCAGGGGATTGAGGAATTAAGGAGTGGGGTCGTGACTGTGACAGAGCCAGCGAGCTGAAGCTGCTGGGCTTGCCCCTTTGGCCAGTCTCTACAGAACAGCCCTAGTTAAGAAGCCAAAGCTCTCTCGTCGTCTCAGTTACTCTTTGAAGATGCAAT
Encoded here:
- the PLEKHH3 gene encoding pleckstrin homology domain-containing family H member 3 isoform X1; this encodes MCLGASRRTLGAVHLLGALRQGRRHAWPDLALPLPSPPGPRPIPSPSASASAEECGEAGWAARTPGSAPLSSQSVSAEHWGQMRELPPQGPGRGGEGILRLGSVTGTPRRGSWGPQLFEDPSSLPCHSGENSRPSLSPLDVTLTQPVRSGPVSDRLQSWEETRSLIPEKGPPEDDPDVVVKGWLYREPRGGGARPWLPPRRAWFVLTRDSLDQFSSSGKGARRLGSLVLTSLCSVTGPERRPKETGLWSVTVSGRKHSVRLCSPRQAEAERWAVALREVIASKAPLETPTQLLLRDIQESCGDPEAVALIYRRNPILRHTSGALYAPLLPLPYGVSAPGPGYAPLREEAVRLFLALQALEGARRPGPLMQGVLQTCRDLPALRDELFLQLAKQTSGPAGPPGPPATQDPAALRYWQLLTCMSCTFRPGGAVRGHLLGHLERTEQALPDSELAEFARFIRKALGRTRGRELVPSLAEISALSRRQELLCTVHCPGAGACPVAIDSHTTAGEVARELVGRLGLTRSRNAFALYEQRGAQERALAGGTLVADVLTRFENLAAEEAGLEDSPDSGWRLCLRLHGPLHPEGLSPDGHELPFLFEQAHALLLRGRPPPPDDTLRALAALRLQSLHRDFSPRAPLPRLDRLLPPSAPPREDSPRPVPRPAPSAALLAGAIWSPGLAKRQAERARRGGAGRTAGSPAREGGGGAGTAAAVLGGWKRLRGMGRAEAMAAYLALAAQCPGFGAARYDVLELSTEPGGGAPQKLCLGLGAKAMSFSRPGETEPIHSVSYGHVAACQLMGPHTLALRMGESQLLLQSPQVEEIMQLVNAYLANPSPERPCSSPSPPGQDLPGTSPRSQHPGLDEPQGQSGCLGQLQD
- the PLEKHH3 gene encoding pleckstrin homology domain-containing family H member 3 isoform X2; amino-acid sequence: MCLGASRRTLGAVHLLGALRQGRRHAWPDLALPLPSPPGPRPIPSPSASASAEECGEAGWAARTPGSAPLSSQSVSAEHWGQMRELPPQGPGRGGEGILRLGSVTGTPRRGSWGPQLFEDPSSLPCHSGENSRPSLSPLDVTLTQPVRSGPVSDRLQSWEETRSLIPEKGPPEDDPDVVVKGWLYREPRGGGARPWLPPRRAWFVLTRDSLDQFSSSGKGARRLGSLVLTSLCSVTGPERRPKETGLWSVTVSGRKHSVRLCSPRQAEAERWAVALREVIASKAPLETPTQLLLRDIQESCGDPEAVALIYRRNPILRHTSGALYAPLLPLPYGVSAPGPGYAPLREEAVRLFLALQALEGARRPGPLMQGVLQTCRDLPALRDELFLQLAKQTSGPAGPPGPPATQDPAALRYWQLLTCMSCTFRPGGAVRGHLLGHLERTEQALPDSELAEFARFIRKALGRTRGRELVPSLAEISALSRRQELLCTVHCPGAGACPVAIDSHTTAGEVARELVGRLGLTRSRNAFALYEQRGAQERALAGGTLVADVLTSLAAEEAGLEDSPDSGWRLCLRLHGPLHPEGLSPDGHELPFLFEQAHALLLRGRPPPPDDTLRALAALRLQSLHRDFSPRAPLPRLDRLLPPSAPPREDSPRPVPRPAPSAALLAGAIWSPGLAKRQAERARRGGAGRTAGSPAREGGGGAGTAAAVLGGWKRLRGMGRAEAMAAYLALAAQCPGFGAARYDVLELSTEPGGGAPQKLCLGLGAKAMSFSRPGETEPIHSVSYGHVAACQLMGPHTLALRMGESQLLLQSPQVEEIMQLVNAYLANPSPERPCSSPSPPGQDLPGTSPRSQHPGLDEPQGQSGCLGQLQD
- the PLEKHH3 gene encoding pleckstrin homology domain-containing family H member 3 isoform X3 yields the protein MPLPGGLWWLLCCRRGFTLLHRDYGDGELSGDGDEDEDEETFELRTPSPAGGGRSPLDVTLTQPVRSGPVSDRLQSWEETRSLIPEKGPPEDDPDVVVKGWLYREPRGGGARPWLPPRRAWFVLTRDSLDQFSSSGKGARRLGSLVLTSLCSVTGPERRPKETGLWSVTVSGRKHSVRLCSPRQAEAERWAVALREVIASKAPLETPTQLLLRDIQESCGDPEAVALIYRRNPILRHTSGALYAPLLPLPYGVSAPGPGYAPLREEAVRLFLALQALEGARRPGPLMQGVLQTCRDLPALRDELFLQLAKQTSGPAGPPGPPATQDPAALRYWQLLTCMSCTFRPGGAVRGHLLGHLERTEQALPDSELAEFARFIRKALGRTRGRELVPSLAEISALSRRQELLCTVHCPGAGACPVAIDSHTTAGEVARELVGRLGLTRSRNAFALYEQRGAQERALAGGTLVADVLTRFENLAAEEAGLEDSPDSGWRLCLRLHGPLHPEGLSPDGHELPFLFEQAHALLLRGRPPPPDDTLRALAALRLQSLHRDFSPRAPLPRLDRLLPPSAPPREDSPRPVPRPAPSAALLAGAIWSPGLAKRQAERARRGGAGRTAGSPAREGGGGAGTAAAVLGGWKRLRGMGRAEAMAAYLALAAQCPGFGAARYDVLELSTEPGGGAPQKLCLGLGAKAMSFSRPGETEPIHSVSYGHVAACQLMGPHTLALRMGESQLLLQSPQVEEIMQLVNAYLANPSPERPCSSPSPPGQDLPGTSPRSQHPGLDEPQGQSGCLGQLQD
- the PLEKHH3 gene encoding pleckstrin homology domain-containing family H member 3 isoform X4, giving the protein MPLPGGLWWLLCCRRGFTLLHRDYGDGELSGDGDEDEDEETFELRTPSPAGGGRSPLDVTLTQPVRSGPVSDRLQSWEETRSLIPEKGPPEDDPDVVVKGWLYREPRGGGARPWLPPRRAWFVLTRDSLDQFSSSGKGARRLGSLVLTSLCSVTGPERRPKETGLWSVTVSGRKHSVRLCSPRQAEAERWAVALREVIASKAPLETPTQLLLRDIQESCGDPEAVALIYRRNPILRHTSGALYAPLLPLPYGVSAPGPGYAPLREEAVRLFLALQALEGARRPGPLMQGVLQTCRDLPALRDELFLQLAKQTSGPAGPPGPPATQDPAALRYWQLLTCMSCTFRPGGAVRGHLLGHLERTEQALPDSELAEFARFIRKALGRTRGRELVPSLAEISALSRRQELLCTVHCPGAGACPVAIDSHTTAGEVARELVGRLGLTRSRNAFALYEQRGAQERALAGGTLVADVLTRFENLAAEEAGLEDSPDSGWRLCLRLHGPLHPEGLSPDGHELPFLFEQAHALLLRGRPPPPDDTLRALAALRLQSLHRDFSPRAPLPRLDRLLPPSAPPREDSPRPVPRPAPSAALLAGAIWSPGLAKRQAERARRGGAGRTAGSPAREGGGGAGTAAAVLGGWKRLRGMGRAEAMAAYLALAAQCPGFGAARSLVGALHRSYAWAWVPRPCPSRDRVRQSPSTVSAMAMWPPAS